The following are from one region of the Baumannia cicadellinicola str. Hc (Homalodisca coagulata) genome:
- the gndA gene encoding NADP-dependent phosphogluconate dehydrogenase, which translates to MLRQQIGVVGMAVMGRNLALNMAKNGFRVSIFNRSREKTEHVMAENPGINLFPYFSLREFINSLEKPRRILLMVKAGEATDQTINALKSFIDKGDILIDGGNSFYHDTIRRNQELSKDGFYFIGTGISGGEEGALKGPSIMPGGQKEAYNFISPIFETIAARANGEACVAYIGPDGSGHYVKMVHNGIEYGDMQLIAETYALLKIILGMNNDELANIFYEWNQGELSSYLMDITHKIFTQKDITGKYLIDVIADEATHKETGKWTSQSALDLGEPLNLITTAVFARYLSSLKQQRICASKVLKGPTTKYFSIDKPAFIENMRRALYLGKIISYAQGFSQLKAASAKFNWNLNYGDIAKIFRSGCIIRAQFLQNITDAYTQNTFITNLLLSPYFKAKANDYHQALREVVTHAIHNGIPVPTLSAAITYYDSYRSLMLPANLIQAQRDYFGAHTYKRIDKEGIFHTEWLT; encoded by the coding sequence ATGCTAAGACAACAGATTGGTGTAGTTGGTATGGCGGTAATGGGGCGTAATTTAGCACTTAATATGGCAAAAAATGGCTTTCGGGTATCGATTTTTAATCGTTCACGAGAAAAAACTGAACATGTCATGGCAGAAAATCCTGGGATTAATCTTTTTCCTTATTTTTCACTCAGAGAATTTATTAATTCACTAGAAAAACCACGTCGTATTTTGTTAATGGTAAAAGCAGGAGAAGCAACAGATCAAACAATTAATGCACTAAAATCCTTTATCGATAAAGGAGATATTCTGATTGACGGTGGTAATTCTTTTTATCATGATACTATACGTAGAAACCAAGAGCTATCAAAAGATGGTTTTTATTTCATAGGCACAGGTATTTCTGGTGGCGAAGAAGGTGCACTGAAAGGACCTTCAATTATGCCTGGTGGTCAGAAAGAAGCTTATAATTTTATATCACCTATTTTCGAAACAATTGCTGCTCGTGCTAATGGTGAAGCATGTGTTGCTTATATTGGTCCTGATGGTTCCGGACACTATGTAAAAATGGTTCATAACGGTATTGAATATGGCGATATGCAACTTATTGCAGAAACTTATGCTTTATTAAAAATAATACTTGGTATGAATAATGATGAATTAGCAAATATTTTTTACGAGTGGAATCAAGGTGAGTTAAGTAGCTATCTTATGGATATTACCCATAAGATCTTTACTCAGAAAGATATCACAGGTAAATATTTGATCGATGTTATCGCCGATGAAGCTACTCATAAAGAGACAGGTAAATGGACTAGCCAAAGTGCACTAGATCTAGGAGAACCACTAAACTTAATTACTACTGCGGTTTTTGCCCGGTATTTATCATCGTTAAAACAGCAGAGAATTTGTGCTAGTAAAGTACTCAAAGGCCCAACAACAAAATACTTCAGTATTGATAAACCAGCATTTATTGAAAATATGCGTCGAGCACTATATTTAGGTAAAATCATTTCTTATGCTCAAGGTTTTTCGCAGCTCAAAGCTGCATCAGCTAAATTTAACTGGAATCTAAATTATGGCGATATTGCTAAAATATTCCGTTCTGGATGTATTATTCGTGCCCAGTTCTTACAGAACATAACTGATGCTTACACCCAAAATACTTTTATTACTAATCTTTTATTATCACCTTATTTCAAAGCAAAGGCTAATGATTATCATCAGGCTTTACGTGAAGTTGTGACTCATGCTATTCATAATGGTATTCCAGTACCAACTTTATCTGCAGCTATTACCTACTACGATAGTTACCGTTCGCTGATGTTGCCAGCTAATTTAATTCAAGCACAGCGTGATTACTTTGGAGCACATACCTATAAGCGTATCGATAAAGAGGGTATTTTCCATACTGAATGGCTAACGTAA
- the hisF gene encoding imidazole glycerol phosphate synthase subunit HisF gives MLAKRIIPCLDIHNGQVIKGMQFRNHKVIGDIVPMAQRYAKEGADELVFYDITASSEGRVVDKSWIARVAEVIDIPFCVAGGIKSVAQAGEVISFGADKISINSPALNDPYLISRLADRFGVQCIVASIDTWYDIQLDRYQVNQYTGDENRTKVTNWQTLDWVQEVQKLGAGEIVLNMMNQDGVCRGYDLQQLRLVRQTCHVPLIASGGAGTMQHFQEALINAEVDGVLAASVFHKNIINILELKKFLAREGVEIRLC, from the coding sequence ATGCTGGCAAAAAGAATAATTCCCTGTCTTGATATACATAATGGGCAAGTGATTAAAGGAATGCAGTTTCGTAATCATAAAGTTATTGGTGATATCGTACCGATGGCTCAACGCTATGCCAAAGAAGGTGCAGACGAACTAGTATTTTATGATATTACTGCATCATCTGAAGGGCGAGTAGTAGATAAAAGTTGGATAGCTCGTGTTGCTGAAGTTATTGATATCCCATTCTGTGTAGCTGGTGGTATTAAAAGTGTCGCTCAAGCAGGTGAAGTAATTTCTTTTGGTGCGGATAAAATTTCTATTAATTCCCCTGCACTTAATGATCCATATCTAATTAGTAGGTTAGCTGATCGTTTTGGTGTTCAATGCATCGTAGCTAGTATTGATACTTGGTATGATATTCAACTTGATCGATATCAGGTTAATCAATATACCGGCGATGAAAATCGAACAAAAGTAACTAATTGGCAAACATTAGATTGGGTACAAGAAGTTCAGAAACTTGGTGCTGGTGAAATAGTACTAAATATGATGAATCAGGATGGCGTATGTAGAGGCTATGACTTACAACAGTTACGTTTAGTACGACAAACCTGCCATGTGCCATTAATTGCTTCAGGTGGAGCTGGAACTATGCAACATTTCCAGGAAGCATTAATTAATGCTGAAGTTGATGGTGTACTAGCAGCCTCAGTCTTTCACAAAAATATAATAAATATTCTTGAATTAAAAAAATTTCTGGCACGTGAAGGAGTAGAAATACGATTATGTTAA
- the hisIE gene encoding bifunctional phosphoribosyl-AMP cyclohydrolase/phosphoribosyl-ATP diphosphatase HisIE has protein sequence MLTEKQFQDINWQKNGNIMPVIIQHSISGEVLMMGYMNANALKATEQTGKVTFYSRSKQRLWTKGESSGNYLQVMSLYLDCDNDTLLILAYPLGPTCHNGMSSCFHPAISNFSFLYSLEKLLCQRKNLDPTNSYTARLYNSSTKRIAQKVGEEAIETAIAGIVQNQSELINEAADLVYHLLILLLDQQVDFSQVIAKLRERHLSDSP, from the coding sequence ATGTTAACTGAAAAACAATTCCAAGATATTAATTGGCAGAAAAATGGTAATATAATGCCAGTGATTATTCAGCATTCCATATCTGGTGAAGTGCTAATGATGGGATATATGAATGCGAATGCATTAAAAGCTACAGAACAGACAGGTAAGGTAACTTTCTACTCACGTAGTAAGCAACGTTTATGGACTAAAGGAGAAAGTTCAGGGAATTACCTACAGGTGATGAGCTTATACCTAGACTGCGATAACGATACTTTACTAATTTTAGCTTATCCTTTAGGCCCAACTTGTCATAATGGCATGAGTAGCTGTTTTCATCCTGCTATTAGTAATTTTAGTTTTCTTTATTCCTTAGAAAAATTACTTTGTCAACGTAAAAATCTTGATCCTACAAATTCTTATACTGCTAGATTATATAATAGTAGTACCAAACGCATTGCACAAAAAGTCGGTGAAGAGGCTATAGAAACAGCTATAGCTGGAATAGTACAAAACCAGTCAGAACTAATTAATGAAGCTGCAGATCTAGTATATCATCTTCTTATTTTACTTTTAGATCAACAAGTAGATTTTAGTCAAGTTATCGCTAAGTTACGTGAACGACACTTAAGTGATTCTCCTTAA